A section of the Candidatus Methylomirabilota bacterium genome encodes:
- a CDS encoding phenylalanine--tRNA ligase subunit beta has translation MKILYGWVRELVDLKLAAADAADRLTNAGVEVASVTALTPAGLAGVVVGEIEAIERELGESHGHRLLLCRVSTGRERFSVVSGAPNTKVGARAAFAPPGATLPGGRRVAAARIRGVESQGMLCSERELGLGEEHEAGLLLLEGDARLGQDLVAHLGLDDHVLEVEVTPNRPDCLSVLGVARELAALTGARLHAPRGKLAEAGEPAARLARVRVEAPDLCHRFTARVIGGVTVGPSPARLQARLRAVGLRPISNIVDVTNYVLWELGHPLHAFDYDTLTDATIVVRRAAKGERFTTLDGQERVLDDSMLVIADPKRAVGLAGVMGGAHTEVTDRTTRVLLESAWFDPVSIRRTSRALGLRTDAAYRFERGADIEALVDASARAAQ, from the coding sequence ATGAAGATCCTCTACGGCTGGGTCCGGGAGCTCGTGGATCTGAAGCTCGCCGCCGCGGACGCGGCCGACCGGCTGACGAACGCGGGCGTCGAGGTCGCGAGCGTCACGGCGCTGACGCCCGCCGGCCTCGCGGGCGTCGTCGTCGGCGAGATCGAGGCGATCGAGCGCGAGCTCGGCGAGAGCCACGGCCACCGCCTGCTCCTCTGCCGCGTCTCGACGGGTCGCGAGCGCTTCTCGGTGGTCTCGGGCGCGCCGAACACCAAGGTCGGCGCGCGCGCCGCGTTCGCGCCGCCGGGCGCGACGCTCCCGGGCGGCCGCCGGGTCGCGGCGGCGCGGATCCGCGGCGTCGAGTCGCAGGGGATGCTCTGCTCGGAGCGCGAGCTCGGCCTCGGCGAGGAGCACGAGGCGGGGCTCCTCCTCCTCGAGGGCGACGCGCGCCTGGGCCAGGACCTCGTCGCCCACCTCGGCCTCGACGACCACGTCCTCGAGGTCGAGGTCACGCCGAACCGCCCCGACTGCCTCTCGGTCCTCGGCGTCGCGCGCGAGCTCGCCGCGCTCACGGGCGCGCGCCTCCACGCGCCCCGGGGGAAGCTCGCGGAAGCCGGCGAGCCCGCGGCGAGGCTCGCGCGGGTCCGCGTCGAGGCGCCCGACCTCTGCCATCGCTTCACGGCGCGCGTGATCGGCGGCGTGACGGTGGGGCCGTCGCCCGCCCGGCTCCAGGCGCGCCTGCGCGCGGTCGGCCTCCGGCCGATCAGCAACATCGTGGACGTGACGAACTACGTCCTCTGGGAGCTCGGCCACCCGCTCCACGCGTTCGACTACGACACGCTGACCGACGCGACGATCGTCGTGCGCCGGGCGGCGAAGGGCGAGCGCTTCACGACGCTCGACGGGCAGGAGCGCGTCCTCGACGACTCGATGCTGGTGATCGCCGACCCCAAGCGCGCCGTCGGGCTCGCGGGCGTGATGGGCGGCGCCCACACCGAGGTGACCGACCGGACGACGCGGGTCCTCCTCGAGAGCGCCTGGTTCGACCCGGTCTCGATCCGCCGCACCTCGCGCGCGCTCGGGCTCCGCACGGACGCGGCGTACCGCTTCGAGCGCGGCGCCGACATCGAGGCGCTCGTGGACGCCTCCGCCCGCGCCGCCCAGC